A portion of the Bifidobacterium lemurum genome contains these proteins:
- a CDS encoding ABC transporter ATP-binding protein — MQDHETPLLAIRDLTREFKRRGEAFAAVDHVDLTVDAGEFIAIVGRSGNGKSTLLNLITGLLTPTSGSVTLDGRDVASLSDREISALRNTVIGFVPQSHTLLGNLTVLDNVILPAVLGGGGKVPAGGDPSTALGMTDDGTSVASEGDSSATSSGDSSVASDDSSTTSGGGSSVIPSEVEESLAKTGDGSLVIPSEVEESPETQVDPDMPDVIAPMPAAEPNASEADPLVDRATELLTRLGVADLSACYPKELSGGEMRRVSIARALMNDPKLLIADEPTGDLDAESTAIVMRLLRETADRGTAVLMVTHDHDALAYVDRRYRMDRGILTQD; from the coding sequence ATGCAGGATCACGAAACGCCTTTACTTGCGATACGCGATCTGACCCGCGAATTCAAACGCCGAGGCGAGGCCTTCGCCGCCGTCGACCATGTGGATCTCACTGTGGACGCCGGCGAATTCATCGCGATCGTCGGACGTTCCGGCAACGGCAAAAGCACGCTGCTCAATCTCATCACCGGATTATTGACGCCCACCAGCGGTTCGGTGACATTGGACGGTCGTGACGTGGCCTCGCTTTCCGACCGTGAGATCTCGGCCCTGCGCAACACGGTCATAGGATTCGTGCCGCAGAGCCATACGCTGCTCGGCAACCTCACCGTGCTCGACAATGTGATCCTGCCCGCCGTGTTGGGCGGCGGAGGCAAGGTTCCGGCGGGAGGAGATCCCTCGACTGCGCTCGGGATGACGGATGATGGGACTTCTGTCGCATCGGAAGGCGACTCCTCCGCCACGTCGAGTGGTGATTCTTCTGTCGCATCGGACGACTCTTCCACCACCTCGGGCGGAGGTTCCTCCGTCATTCCGAGCGAAGTCGAGGAATCCCTTGCCAAGACGGGTGATGGTTCTCTCGTCATTCCGAGCGAAGTCGAGGAATCTCCCGAAACGCAGGTCGATCCGGACATGCCCGACGTCATCGCGCCGATGCCCGCCGCCGAACCCAACGCAAGCGAAGCCGACCCTCTGGTCGACCGTGCGACGGAGCTGCTCACCCGCCTGGGTGTGGCCGATCTGTCCGCCTGCTATCCGAAGGAGCTTTCCGGAGGCGAGATGCGTCGAGTCTCCATCGCCCGCGCGCTGATGAACGATCCCAAACTGCTGATCGCCGACGAACCGACCGGCGATCTCGACGCGGAAAGCACCGCCATCGTCATGCGTCTGCTGCGCGAAACCGCGGACCGGGGCACCGCCGTGCTCATGGTCACGCATGATCACGACGCGCTGGCCTACGTCGACCGCCGCTACCGTATGGACCGGGGCATCCTCACCCAAGACTGA
- a CDS encoding ABC transporter permease — protein sequence MPHITLGRLPFENLKRKPFRTAALLVIVTMLSATFFGGAMLALNLNAGLDSMQKRLGADLMVVPQNTGAKAEALLTSSTSSTFYFTNDIASLVSKADGIAQSTVQTYISSLTADCCDEQVQIIGFNPATDFVIEPWITSEYDQTLETGQVIAGANINVSTSGTIKLYDHEFPVAAQLATTGTSLDNSVFVNQETIPRIVGYSAQVGHPAIPEEYADTAVSAVLIKVADGYSAEQVADNITEASGLDGLGYVYPGGITATTKTNLSAIVGYVALFLAAFWVMGVVVLLAVFSSSTNERKREFASLRIMGATRGTLVGLIVKESALLGLIGGVIGIALASLVIFPFSTLIGRQLQLPYLQVGVPTTLGLMAAGLVFAVLTGMIASVASAYRLSKPETYLMLREGE from the coding sequence ATGCCGCATATCACCTTGGGCAGGCTGCCCTTCGAGAATCTCAAACGCAAACCGTTCCGCACGGCCGCATTGTTGGTGATCGTCACCATGCTCTCCGCCACGTTCTTCGGCGGCGCGATGCTGGCATTGAACCTCAACGCAGGCCTTGACAGCATGCAGAAGCGTCTGGGCGCCGACCTCATGGTGGTGCCGCAGAACACCGGCGCCAAAGCCGAGGCGCTGCTCACCAGCTCCACCTCCAGCACCTTCTATTTCACCAACGACATCGCCTCATTGGTAAGCAAAGCCGACGGCATCGCGCAATCCACCGTGCAGACGTACATCTCCTCGCTCACCGCCGACTGCTGCGACGAACAGGTGCAGATCATCGGCTTCAACCCGGCCACCGACTTCGTCATCGAACCGTGGATCACCTCGGAATACGACCAGACGTTGGAGACGGGCCAGGTGATCGCCGGCGCGAACATCAACGTGTCCACCTCCGGCACCATCAAACTCTACGACCACGAGTTCCCGGTGGCCGCGCAACTGGCCACCACCGGCACCAGCCTCGACAATTCCGTCTTCGTCAATCAGGAGACGATTCCGCGCATCGTGGGATATTCGGCCCAAGTGGGGCATCCCGCGATTCCCGAGGAATACGCCGACACGGCCGTCTCCGCCGTGCTGATCAAAGTGGCCGACGGATATTCGGCCGAACAGGTGGCCGACAACATCACCGAGGCCTCCGGACTCGACGGCCTGGGATACGTGTATCCGGGTGGCATCACCGCCACCACGAAGACGAATCTGAGCGCGATCGTCGGCTACGTCGCCCTGTTCCTCGCGGCCTTCTGGGTGATGGGCGTGGTCGTGCTGCTCGCCGTGTTCTCCTCATCCACCAACGAACGCAAACGCGAATTCGCGTCGCTGCGCATTATGGGGGCGACCCGCGGCACGCTGGTGGGGCTGATCGTCAAGGAGTCCGCCTTGCTGGGACTTATCGGCGGCGTGATCGGCATCGCGCTCGCCTCGCTGGTGATCTTCCCGTTCAGCACGCTGATCGGCCGCCAGCTGCAACTGCCGTACCTACAGGTCGGCGTGCCCACCACGCTTGGTCTGATGGCGGCCGGACTCGTGTTCGCCGTGCTCACCGGCATGATCGCTTCGGTGGCGTCCGCCTACCGTTTGTCGAAACCGGAGACCTATCTCATGCTCAGGGAGGGGGAGTGA
- a CDS encoding DUF4418 family protein — MKNKLIASLPAIILGALTAIAPQTFAHACAGHDVPGACHYSALAASGVGVVIALLGVAALFVGTRERIGLNIAVVINALLVLAIPTVLIGVCQGAMMHCRMVMLPTLMVLGALAIVFAAIALVMDAKSTNAAATRVR, encoded by the coding sequence ATGAAGAACAAGCTGATCGCATCCCTGCCCGCCATCATCCTCGGCGCGTTGACCGCCATCGCCCCGCAGACCTTCGCGCACGCCTGCGCCGGCCATGACGTTCCCGGCGCCTGCCATTACTCGGCGCTGGCGGCCAGCGGCGTCGGCGTCGTCATCGCCCTGCTCGGCGTGGCCGCCCTGTTCGTCGGCACGCGCGAACGCATCGGACTGAACATCGCCGTCGTGATCAACGCGTTGCTGGTGCTCGCCATCCCCACCGTGCTGATCGGCGTATGCCAGGGAGCGATGATGCACTGCCGTATGGTGATGCTGCCCACGTTGATGGTGCTCGGCGCGCTCGCCATCGTGTTCGCCGCCATCGCCCTGGTCATGGACGCGAAGTCCACCAACGCCGCCGCCACGCGGGTGCGCTGA
- a CDS encoding ATP-dependent helicase — protein MQQDPDVIARTAEELVGDLNPQQGEAVQYQGPALLIGAGAGSGKTRVLTRRIAWILSQFGAWPSQILAITFTNKAAAEMRERLATLIGPVAQRMWVSTFHSACVRILRRDGQSIGLKSGFSIYDSADSERLIKIIATEFNLDVKRYTPRSILGKISDLKNNLTGWQEYLAAHAPDFTPGQRGYQFGHAGDLEAIHAVLYAEYEHRLGLANAVDFDDLIGRTVELLRKDPQVADYYHHRFRYILVDEYQDTNHAQYVLVRELAGVDARESADATPGGNGRFAGKTGPAWITVVGDSDQSIYAFRGADIRNIQDFEQDFPNAKTIMLEQNYRSTQTILDAANAVITNNEGRKPKKLWTAMGKGEPIVGYAADNAQQEAAWVAGEIARLHAEEGIAYSDMAIMYRANAQSRSLEEALINGGEPYQLVGGTKFYERREVKDALAYLQALVNPDDDVNLRRILNVPKRGLGDRAEGILLNYAREHGASFFYALMHVDEIQDMPTRTANQLRAFRDLMASLSQFTRAHDAKPSEVVAEVLDKSGLRADLEKSVDPQDASRLENLSQLQSTAAEFEQKTPDATLAGFLETTALVADSDQLPDEGEDSGKVTLMTLHTAKGLEYPVVFLTGMEQGTFPHSRAMEDISELSEERRLAYVGITRAKRRLYVTRAAVRSQWGQASDMMPSQFLDEIPDELVDWKRREAGVERMRGAWGRDEFDDDFGGWDDDFSSGTTFGGSGSSYGSSYGSGSRYGSSYGSGSSSYGSGSRYGGSSRSGSGSYGGSSYGSGSSGRSYGSGSGSRSYGSSGSRYGSGSGSSYGSGRSGSGSSHGGTRGGKVTTRRVAPKSGGSSAQPVSSLDKDNQLNIADFSIGDKVTHDKFGLGTVVDLQDKGRNSVITVDFGSAGTKRLMLRVAPIEKL, from the coding sequence GTGCAGCAGGATCCCGATGTCATCGCACGCACCGCCGAGGAACTCGTGGGCGACCTCAATCCGCAGCAGGGCGAGGCCGTGCAATACCAAGGCCCGGCGCTGCTGATCGGCGCGGGCGCAGGCTCGGGCAAAACCCGAGTGCTCACCCGCCGCATCGCGTGGATCCTCAGCCAATTCGGCGCATGGCCCAGCCAGATCCTCGCCATCACCTTCACCAACAAAGCCGCCGCCGAAATGCGCGAACGCCTCGCCACCCTGATCGGGCCGGTCGCCCAACGCATGTGGGTGTCGACCTTCCATTCGGCCTGCGTGCGCATCCTGCGCCGCGACGGCCAGTCCATCGGACTCAAATCGGGCTTCTCCATCTACGATTCCGCCGATTCGGAACGCCTGATCAAAATCATCGCCACCGAATTCAATCTGGACGTCAAGCGCTACACCCCGCGCTCCATCCTGGGCAAGATCTCCGACCTGAAGAACAATCTGACCGGATGGCAGGAATACCTCGCCGCGCACGCCCCGGACTTCACGCCCGGCCAGCGAGGCTACCAGTTCGGCCATGCCGGCGATCTGGAGGCCATCCACGCGGTCCTCTACGCCGAATACGAGCATCGTCTGGGATTGGCCAACGCCGTCGACTTCGACGACCTGATCGGCCGCACCGTCGAACTGCTGCGCAAGGACCCGCAGGTGGCCGACTACTACCACCACCGCTTCCGCTACATCCTCGTCGACGAGTATCAGGACACCAACCACGCCCAATACGTGCTTGTGCGCGAACTCGCCGGAGTGGACGCGCGCGAATCCGCGGACGCCACGCCCGGCGGCAACGGTCGGTTCGCCGGCAAAACCGGCCCCGCATGGATCACCGTCGTGGGCGACTCCGACCAGTCCATCTACGCCTTCCGCGGCGCGGACATCCGCAACATCCAGGACTTCGAGCAGGACTTCCCCAACGCGAAAACCATCATGCTCGAACAGAACTACCGCTCCACGCAGACCATCCTCGACGCGGCCAACGCCGTCATCACCAACAACGAGGGCCGCAAACCGAAGAAACTGTGGACCGCCATGGGCAAAGGCGAGCCGATCGTGGGCTACGCGGCCGACAACGCGCAGCAGGAGGCCGCATGGGTGGCGGGCGAGATCGCGCGCCTGCACGCCGAGGAAGGCATCGCCTACTCCGACATGGCCATCATGTACCGCGCCAACGCGCAGTCGCGCTCGCTGGAAGAGGCGCTGATCAACGGTGGAGAGCCCTACCAGCTGGTCGGCGGCACGAAGTTCTACGAACGCAGGGAGGTCAAGGACGCGCTGGCCTACCTGCAGGCGCTCGTCAACCCCGACGACGACGTGAACCTGCGCCGCATCCTCAACGTGCCCAAGCGCGGACTCGGCGACCGGGCCGAAGGTATCCTGCTCAACTATGCGCGCGAGCACGGCGCCAGCTTCTTCTACGCGCTGATGCATGTGGACGAGATCCAGGACATGCCCACGCGCACCGCCAACCAGTTGCGGGCCTTCCGCGACCTGATGGCCTCGCTTTCGCAGTTCACCCGCGCGCATGACGCCAAACCCAGCGAGGTCGTGGCCGAGGTGCTCGACAAGTCGGGTCTGCGCGCCGACCTGGAGAAATCCGTCGACCCGCAGGACGCCTCGCGACTGGAGAACCTCTCCCAGCTGCAATCCACGGCGGCGGAATTCGAGCAGAAAACCCCGGACGCCACGCTGGCGGGCTTTTTGGAGACCACGGCGCTGGTGGCCGACTCCGACCAGCTGCCCGACGAGGGCGAGGATTCCGGCAAGGTCACGCTGATGACCCTGCACACCGCGAAGGGCTTGGAATACCCGGTGGTGTTCCTCACCGGCATGGAGCAGGGCACCTTCCCGCATTCGCGCGCCATGGAGGATATCAGCGAATTGTCCGAGGAACGCCGTCTCGCCTACGTGGGCATCACGCGCGCCAAGCGGCGGCTGTATGTGACGCGCGCGGCCGTGCGCTCCCAGTGGGGGCAGGCCAGCGACATGATGCCCAGCCAGTTCCTCGACGAGATTCCTGACGAGCTGGTCGACTGGAAGCGGCGCGAGGCCGGCGTGGAGCGTATGCGCGGCGCGTGGGGGCGCGACGAGTTCGACGATGATTTCGGTGGCTGGGACGACGACTTCTCCTCCGGGACGACCTTCGGCGGCTCCGGTTCCTCGTATGGTTCGTCGTACGGGTCGGGTTCCCGATACGGTTCGTCGTATGGTTCGGGATCGTCGTCGTATGGCTCCGGCTCGCGATACGGCGGATCCAGCCGTTCCGGCTCCGGCTCGTATGGAGGCTCATCGTATGGTTCCGGTTCGAGCGGCCGCTCCTACGGATCGGGTTCCGGCTCGCGTTCGTATGGGTCCTCCGGTTCCCGATACGGTTCCGGTTCGGGCTCGTCCTATGGTTCCGGGCGCTCGGGTTCCGGCTCCTCGCATGGCGGTACGCGCGGCGGCAAGGTGACCACGCGCCGCGTCGCTCCGAAGTCCGGCGGTTCGTCCGCGCAGCCCGTGTCTTCGCTGGATAAGGACAACCAGCTGAACATCGCCGATTTTTCGATCGGCGACAAGGTGACGCACGACAAGTTCGGACTCGGCACCGTCGTCGACCTGCAGGACAAGGGGCGCAATTCGGTGATCACCGTCGACTTCGGCTCCGCCGGCACCAAACGTCTCATGCTTCGCGTGGCACCGATCGAAAAACTCTAA
- a CDS encoding xanthine phosphoribosyltransferase, which translates to MKELEERIRQDGTVKPGNVLKVDAFLNHQCDVSLFDQMGAAWAEHFAGKRITKILTIEASGIGIACMAARHFGNVPVVFAKKAQSINLDGDQYTTTVYSFTKQKEFPVIVSKKYLEAGDRVLLIDDFLANGKALRGLIALCEAAGASVEGIGIAVEKGFQGGGDKLREEGYDVDSLAIVESMDPETGRIEFR; encoded by the coding sequence ATGAAGGAACTCGAAGAGCGAATCCGTCAGGACGGAACGGTCAAGCCGGGCAACGTGCTGAAGGTCGACGCCTTCCTCAACCACCAGTGCGACGTCTCCCTGTTCGACCAGATGGGCGCCGCATGGGCCGAGCATTTCGCCGGCAAGCGGATCACCAAGATCCTCACCATCGAGGCGTCGGGCATCGGCATCGCCTGCATGGCCGCGCGTCATTTCGGCAATGTGCCGGTCGTGTTCGCCAAAAAGGCGCAGTCGATCAATCTGGACGGCGACCAGTACACCACCACCGTGTATTCCTTCACCAAGCAGAAGGAGTTCCCGGTGATCGTCTCGAAGAAGTATCTCGAGGCGGGCGACCGCGTGCTGCTCATCGACGACTTCCTGGCCAACGGCAAGGCGCTGCGCGGTCTGATCGCGCTGTGCGAGGCGGCGGGCGCGAGTGTCGAGGGCATCGGCATCGCCGTGGAGAAGGGCTTCCAAGGCGGCGGCGACAAGCTGCGCGAGGAGGGCTACGACGTCGATTCGCTGGCCATCGTCGAATCCATGGATCCTGAGACCGGTCGTATCGAGTTCCGCTGA
- a CDS encoding nucleobase:cation symporter-2 family protein, with product MSEEKKKSGISMEALTSLDAPVSFWKGIPFGLQHVMAMFVANLAPIFIVASAANMTDAQSATIIQAGLLVAGLGTCLQLYGAWRIGSRLPMVTGISFTYVAAAVAICADKGYGAVVGAVMVGGLLELVLGLTAKYWRRFVPPIVSAIVVTSIGFSLLTVGATSFGGGDGAEDFGSWQNLTLGLISLVACLAFQLLMKGTAKQLSVLFGLVVGYVVAICMGKVDFSGFTDLAIVSVPQFMPFKPEFDWGAIISLGLLYVVSSVEVLGDTAALTKVGLNRLPTEKETAGAIAGDGLISSVSGLFGCLPLTSFAQNIGLVAMTKVVNRKVILSGGVILIVASFVPAIAEVFNSLPQSVLGGCTIMMFGNIILSGFQMISEAGYTQRNITIAALSLTIGIGFTQVSDIFVNFPALFQSIFASNCIAVAFVVAVILNAVLPSEEHFLSAPAAKEA from the coding sequence ATGTCTGAAGAGAAGAAGAAGTCCGGCATCTCGATGGAGGCGCTGACCTCCCTCGACGCTCCCGTATCGTTCTGGAAGGGCATTCCGTTCGGTCTGCAGCACGTGATGGCGATGTTCGTCGCGAACCTCGCCCCGATTTTCATCGTCGCATCCGCGGCGAATATGACGGACGCGCAATCCGCGACCATCATCCAGGCCGGTCTGCTGGTCGCGGGTCTGGGCACCTGCCTGCAGTTGTACGGCGCGTGGCGCATCGGCTCGCGCCTGCCGATGGTGACCGGCATCTCGTTCACCTATGTGGCCGCCGCGGTCGCCATCTGCGCCGACAAAGGCTATGGCGCGGTCGTCGGCGCCGTGATGGTCGGCGGACTCCTCGAATTGGTGTTGGGCCTGACCGCCAAGTATTGGCGTCGTTTCGTGCCGCCGATCGTCTCGGCCATCGTGGTCACCTCGATCGGCTTCTCCCTGCTGACCGTGGGCGCGACCTCGTTCGGCGGTGGTGATGGAGCCGAGGACTTCGGTTCGTGGCAGAACCTCACGCTCGGCCTGATCTCCCTGGTGGCCTGCCTCGCGTTCCAGCTGCTCATGAAGGGCACCGCCAAGCAGCTGTCCGTGCTGTTCGGCCTGGTGGTGGGCTATGTGGTGGCGATCTGCATGGGCAAGGTCGATTTCTCCGGCTTTACCGATCTCGCCATCGTCTCCGTGCCGCAGTTCATGCCGTTCAAGCCCGAATTCGATTGGGGCGCGATCATTTCGCTGGGTCTGCTGTACGTCGTCTCCTCGGTCGAGGTGCTGGGAGATACGGCCGCGCTGACCAAGGTGGGTCTGAACCGCCTGCCCACGGAGAAGGAGACCGCGGGCGCGATCGCGGGCGATGGTCTGATCTCCTCCGTCTCCGGTCTGTTCGGCTGTCTGCCGCTGACCTCCTTCGCGCAGAACATCGGACTTGTGGCCATGACCAAGGTCGTCAACCGCAAGGTGATCCTCTCCGGCGGCGTGATTCTGATCGTGGCGAGTTTCGTGCCGGCCATCGCCGAAGTGTTCAACTCGCTGCCGCAGTCCGTGCTCGGCGGCTGCACGATCATGATGTTCGGCAACATCATCCTTTCGGGCTTCCAGATGATCTCCGAAGCGGGCTACACGCAGCGCAACATCACCATCGCGGCGCTTTCGCTGACCATCGGCATCGGCTTCACGCAGGTGAGCGACATCTTCGTGAACTTCCCCGCCCTGTTCCAGTCGATCTTCGCCTCGAACTGCATCGCCGTCGCCTTCGTGGTGGCCGTGATCCTCAACGCCGTCCTCCCCAGCGAGGAGCACTTCCTGAGCGCGCCAGCAGCGAAGGAAGCATAA
- a CDS encoding ABC transporter permease, with translation MRTCKTAFLVIWSHKAGIFLGYMFACSLLMIMLSVGVVVTSDDGNGRSDAFQQVTVGVAVIDRDSDSQHAFKQGIERALADNATFHEVSDTTRDMQDALAADQIKLLVIIPQDYTERFVQAAREGSAMPSVDTVTGSSSGTTAMAGIQVNGFLDAVRLALASDMDVTIDEAIDLVVEQQADLPQVTVRTAGDGSTSGRSTAVSITAFIVVAGSMVYPMMMVMTLAVGLVVSRFNEPLVRSRLAAPPQSSASIGGGVMVASLVVAAVVWAYHAALLLVIGAVMPGGLGALDPSRIALSLAAMLALCLTALAFGFMVGQFSLSWNATSGVANVVSMVAAFLSGAWVPSSMMPDIVIALAKFTPGWWYVESIYQSFGGRDAAIAGAPDFSGWCASVGVLLLFALAFASIGLTVGRVRQLNPTAAGPALTQVV, from the coding sequence ATGCGCACCTGTAAAACCGCGTTTCTCGTCATCTGGTCGCATAAAGCCGGGATCTTCCTCGGCTATATGTTCGCCTGCAGCCTGCTGATGATTATGCTTTCCGTCGGCGTGGTCGTTACGTCGGACGATGGGAACGGGCGCTCCGACGCTTTCCAGCAGGTGACGGTCGGCGTGGCCGTCATCGACCGGGACTCCGATTCTCAACATGCGTTCAAGCAGGGGATCGAACGCGCGTTGGCTGACAACGCGACCTTCCACGAGGTGAGCGACACCACACGCGACATGCAGGATGCCCTGGCCGCCGACCAGATCAAACTTCTGGTCATCATCCCGCAAGACTACACCGAACGATTCGTCCAAGCCGCACGCGAGGGGAGTGCGATGCCCAGCGTGGACACGGTGACCGGCTCCAGCTCCGGTACGACCGCCATGGCCGGCATCCAAGTCAACGGATTCCTCGACGCGGTGCGCCTCGCCCTCGCTTCGGACATGGACGTGACAATCGACGAGGCGATCGACCTCGTGGTCGAACAACAGGCCGATCTGCCGCAGGTGACGGTGCGGACCGCGGGCGACGGCAGCACGTCGGGGCGTAGCACCGCAGTGTCGATCACCGCGTTCATTGTGGTGGCGGGCAGCATGGTCTACCCGATGATGATGGTGATGACGCTGGCCGTCGGCCTGGTGGTGTCGCGGTTCAACGAACCGCTCGTCCGTTCGCGGCTGGCGGCGCCGCCGCAATCGTCCGCGAGTATCGGCGGCGGCGTGATGGTCGCCAGTCTGGTTGTGGCGGCGGTCGTCTGGGCGTACCATGCGGCGTTGCTGTTGGTTATCGGTGCCGTGATGCCGGGCGGTTTGGGAGCGTTGGATCCGTCCCGCATCGCCTTGTCGCTGGCGGCGATGCTGGCGCTCTGCCTGACGGCATTGGCGTTCGGCTTCATGGTCGGGCAGTTCTCACTGTCGTGGAACGCCACCAGCGGTGTGGCCAATGTGGTGAGCATGGTCGCGGCGTTTCTTTCCGGCGCGTGGGTTCCCTCGTCGATGATGCCCGATATCGTGATCGCTTTGGCCAAGTTCACGCCCGGCTGGTGGTATGTGGAGTCCATCTACCAATCCTTCGGCGGACGCGACGCCGCCATCGCCGGAGCGCCTGATTTCAGCGGCTGGTGCGCATCGGTCGGCGTGCTGCTGCTGTTCGCCCTGGCCTTCGCCTCCATAGGATTGACGGTGGGCCGCGTGCGTCAGCTCAATCCCACGGCCGCCGGCCCTGCGTTGACGCAGGTGGTGTGA
- a CDS encoding ABC transporter permease gives MWSTFIAMMRVNLRDKSGVFWMVCFPIILATMLQGVFGGISEQNVIEPVPVAVVSDAAWDDVYGAERFVRALAEGGDGETTLVSITETNGIEQAEELLDGGEVSAILAADDDGRIAMTISDTTAAQVRAAQVNGGDATSISLSALSNVLDVFNTNSGIIADAITAALRRDPQLAGDPDFWTAFSDRLGTDAVSYTNEITLTRFTPDPMARYHFALLGMAAMLSMLFSCIPLVFMQANLTDNGARITAGALPKSRMVLGVFLAGWLMSFLSSSIAFLYIRCVLGITVGGREILAEIGLLVASFTASALGLALGAIPKLSLNAKNAISIAISVGLSVPAGLMGITSMALNDTIQREAPLFHLINPVKQVSNLFYDLLYYDTLAPFAQTIAVLLVMSALAVAAATALLRRQRYAHL, from the coding sequence ATGTGGAGTACGTTCATCGCCATGATGCGCGTCAACCTGCGCGACAAATCGGGCGTGTTCTGGATGGTCTGCTTTCCCATCATCCTCGCCACCATGCTGCAGGGTGTGTTCGGCGGCATCTCCGAGCAAAACGTGATCGAGCCGGTGCCAGTGGCCGTGGTGTCGGATGCGGCATGGGACGACGTGTATGGTGCCGAACGCTTCGTGCGGGCCTTGGCGGAAGGCGGCGACGGCGAGACAACGTTGGTGAGCATAACCGAAACAAACGGAATCGAGCAGGCCGAAGAGCTACTGGACGGCGGCGAAGTGAGCGCCATACTGGCCGCGGACGACGACGGCCGCATCGCCATGACCATCTCCGACACGACCGCGGCCCAAGTGCGGGCGGCCCAAGTGAACGGCGGCGACGCGACCTCGATCAGTCTGAGCGCGTTAAGCAACGTGCTCGACGTGTTCAACACGAACAGCGGCATCATCGCCGACGCCATCACCGCGGCACTGCGGCGAGATCCGCAGCTGGCCGGCGACCCCGACTTCTGGACGGCCTTCAGCGACCGCCTCGGCACCGACGCCGTCTCCTACACCAATGAGATCACGCTCACACGGTTCACACCCGACCCCATGGCCAGATACCACTTCGCGCTGCTGGGCATGGCCGCCATGCTGAGCATGCTATTCTCCTGCATCCCCTTGGTGTTCATGCAGGCGAACCTGACCGACAACGGCGCTCGCATCACCGCCGGCGCGCTGCCGAAATCGCGCATGGTGCTGGGCGTGTTCCTCGCCGGATGGCTGATGTCGTTCCTCTCATCCAGCATCGCGTTCCTCTATATCCGTTGCGTGCTCGGCATCACCGTCGGCGGACGTGAGATTCTGGCCGAAATCGGACTGCTTGTCGCCTCGTTCACAGCCAGTGCCTTGGGACTGGCGCTCGGCGCGATTCCCAAACTCTCCTTGAATGCCAAAAACGCCATATCGATCGCCATCTCCGTCGGGCTGTCCGTTCCCGCAGGACTGATGGGCATCACCTCCATGGCGCTCAACGACACGATCCAGCGCGAGGCTCCCTTGTTCCACCTCATCAACCCCGTCAAACAGGTCTCGAATCTGTTCTATGACCTGCTGTACTACGACACTCTCGCCCCGTTCGCCCAAACCATCGCCGTTCTGCTCGTCATGTCCGCGCTCGCCGTAGCCGCCGCGACGGCTCTGCTCAGGAGGCAACGCTATGCGCACCTGTAA
- a CDS encoding ABC transporter ATP-binding protein encodes MLALDYFDLDVRRGEIFGLLGPNGSGKSTAINCILALLTYDEGEIRVFGEPVTPTSYDVKRRIGIVPQNVAVFNELTVTENIDYFCSLYVTERKRRAELVDQAIDFVGLGEFRRFRPGKLSGGLKRRLNIACGIAHRPELIFFDEPTVAVDPQSRNAILEGIQRLNREGATIVYTSHYMEEVERIADRILIMDHGRHLALGTAEELKNMIGMGERISVATLDLDDVTLRRIRALPFVIEAAWDGKELDVRCRRGERNLADLLDMLNASGVNVGHLTSRPPSLNDVFLELTGTALRDSADSDGTEE; translated from the coding sequence ATGCTGGCCTTGGATTATTTCGACCTCGACGTGCGGCGAGGTGAGATCTTCGGTCTGCTCGGGCCCAACGGTTCCGGCAAATCCACGGCTATCAACTGCATCCTCGCATTGCTGACCTATGACGAGGGAGAGATCCGCGTGTTCGGCGAACCGGTCACGCCGACCAGCTACGACGTGAAGCGACGTATCGGCATCGTGCCGCAGAACGTGGCCGTGTTCAACGAGCTTACCGTCACAGAGAACATCGACTACTTCTGTTCGCTGTACGTAACCGAGCGCAAGCGCCGCGCCGAACTAGTCGATCAGGCCATCGATTTCGTCGGATTGGGGGAGTTCCGCAGGTTCCGCCCCGGCAAACTCTCCGGAGGCCTCAAACGCCGACTCAACATCGCCTGCGGCATCGCCCACCGGCCGGAGCTGATCTTCTTCGACGAGCCGACTGTGGCCGTCGATCCGCAAAGCCGCAACGCCATTCTCGAGGGCATCCAGCGGCTCAACCGCGAAGGTGCGACCATCGTATACACCAGCCATTACATGGAGGAGGTCGAACGGATCGCCGACCGCATCCTCATCATGGACCACGGCCGGCATCTCGCGCTCGGCACCGCCGAGGAACTCAAAAACATGATCGGCATGGGGGAGCGCATCAGCGTCGCGACCCTGGACCTTGACGACGTGACGCTGCGGCGGATCCGCGCGCTGCCGTTCGTCATCGAAGCCGCTTGGGACGGCAAGGAATTGGACGTGCGCTGCAGACGCGGCGAACGCAATCTCGCCGATCTGCTCGACATGCTCAACGCGTCGGGCGTCAACGTCGGGCATCTGACCAGCCGCCCGCCCTCCCTGAACGACGTGTTTCTGGAACTGACCGGCACCGCCTTGCGCGATTCGGCCGACAGCGACGGAACCGAAGAGTAG